A window of Nicotiana tabacum cultivar K326 chromosome 24, ASM71507v2, whole genome shotgun sequence contains these coding sequences:
- the LOC107806838 gene encoding enolase isoform X2: MATIKSLKARQIFDSRGNPTVEVDVHLSNGVWARAAVPSGASTGIYEALELRDGGSDYLGKGVSKVGITLQIIIILQDPTDQTGIDNFMVHQLDGTQNEWGWCKQKLGANAILAVSLAVCKAGAAVKNIPLYKHIADLAGNKKLVLPVPAFNVINGGSHAGNKLAMQEFMILPVGASSFKEAMKMGCEVYHHLKAVIKKKYGQDATNVGDEGGFAPNIQENKEGLELLKTAIDKAGYTGKVVIGMDVAASEFYGKDKTYDLNFKEENNNGSQKISGDQLKDLYKSFVSEYPIVSIEDPFDQDDWETYAKLTAEIGEKVQIVGDDLLVTNPKRVAKAIEGKTCNALLLKVNQIGSVTESIEAVKMSKRAGWGVMTSHRSGETEDTFIADLAVGLSTGQIKTGAPCRSERLAKYNQLLRIEEELGSDAIYAGASFRVPVEPY, from the exons ATGGCAACTATCAAATCCCTTAAGGCCCGTCAGATCTTCGATAGCCGTGGTAATCCTACGGTTGAG gtTGATGTCCATTTGTCAAATGGTGTTTGGGCTAGAGCTGCTGTTCCTAGTGGTGCATCCACTG GAATCTATGAGGCCCTCGAGTTGAGAGATGGAGGGTCTGACTACCTGGGAAAGGGTGTTTCAAAGGTAGGTATTACATTGCAAA TTATTATTATTCTGCAGGACCCAACAGACCAGACTGGTATTGATAACTTCATGGTTCATCAGCTTGATGGAACTCAAAATGAGTGGGGTTGGTGCAAGCAGAAG CTCGGCGCAAATGCCATCCTTGCTGTGTCACTTGCAGTGTGCAAAGCTGGTGCTGCTGTCAAGAACATTCCGCTTTATAAG CATATTGCTGACCTAGCCGGTAACAAGAAGTTGGTATTGCCTGTTCCTGCTTTCAATGTGATCAATGGTGGATCCCATGCTGGAAACAAACTTGCTATGCAG GAATTTATGATTCTTCCAGTTGGAGCTTCTAGTTTCAAGGAGGCTATGAAGATGGGTTGTGAAGTGTATCATCATTTGAAG GCTGTGATTAAGAAAAAGTATGGACAAGATGCCACTAATGTTGGTGATGAGGGTGGTTTCGCTCCTAATATCCAG GAGAACAAGGAGGGCCTTGAATTGCTCAAGACAGCCATTGATAAAGCAGGTTATACTGGAAAA gttGTAATTGGCATGGATGTTGCCGCATCTGAATTCTATGGAAAGGACAAAACTTATGATCTGAACTTCAAAGAAGAG AACAATAATGGCTCACAAAAGATCTCAGGTGACCAGCTCAAAGATTTGTACAAGTCATTCGTGTCTGAGTACCCTATTGTTTCAATTGAAGATCCATTTGACCAAGATGACTGGGAAACCTACGCTAAGCTCACTGCTGAGATTGGGGAGAAAGTACAGATCGTGGGAGATGACCTCCTTGTTACCAATCCTAAG AGGGTTGCTAAGGCAATCGAGGGGAAGACTTGCAATGCGCTTCTTCTTAAG GTTAACCAAATTGGAAGTGTGACTGAGAGTATTGAAGCTGTAAAAATGTCTAAGCGGGCTGGTTGGGGGGTGATGACCAGTCACCGCAG TGGAGAGACAGAGGATACCTTCATCGCTGATCTTGCTGTGGGTTTATCAACT GGACAAATCAAGACTGGAGCTCCCTGCAGGTCAGAGCGTCTCGCAAAGTATAACCAG CTTTTGAGAATTGAAGAGGAACTTGGGTCAGATGCCATTTATGCTGGAGCAAGCTTCCGTGTACCTGTTGAGCCCTACTAA
- the LOC107782838 gene encoding splicing factor U2af small subunit B yields MAEHLASIFGTEKDRVNCPFYFKIGACRHGDRCSRLHTKPSISPTLVLSNMYQRPDMITPGVDPQGQPLDPRQIQRHFEDFYEDLFEELSKYGEIENLNICDNLADHMVGNVYVQFREEDHAASALQNLTGRFYAGRPIIVDFSPVTDFREATCRQYEENVCNRGGYCNFMHLKKISRELRKHLFKSRRRRSHSRSRSPRGHRNYDERPPGGRGFGRRGGGGGDHRYNDRGRRPRSRSPGRRSGHSRSPGGRRNRSPIREGSEERRAKIEQWNREREEAGSGRNHGSSMRREDRDGSAERRAKIEQWNREKEEVESAKYNNFDTDNGKSDGGDHYGEQFDDDYPKQQ; encoded by the exons ATGGCGGAGCACTTGGCTTCTATATTCGGTACTGAAAAAGATAGAGTGAATTGCCCTTTCTACTTTAAGATCGGTGCGTGTCGGCATGGTGACCGCTGCTCGAGGCTTCACACAAAGCCTAGCATCAGCCCTACCTTAGTGCTGTCTAATATGTACCAGCGCCCTGATATGATTACCCCTGGTGTTGACCCTCAAGGTCAGCCCCTTGACCCTCGCCAGATCCAGCGCCACTTCGAG GACTTCTATGAAGATTTGTTTGAAGAGCTTAGCAAATATGGAGAGATTGAAAACCTTAACATCTGCGACAATTTAGCTGACCATATG GTTGGTAACGTTTATGTCCAGTTCAGAGAGGAAGATCATGCTGCAAGTGCTCTTCAGAATCTTACCGGAAGATTTTACGCAG GACGTCCAATCATTGTCGACTTCTCCCCAGTGACTGATTTTCGGGAAGCCACTTGTAGGCAGTATGAGGAAAATGTATGTAACCGAGGTGGCTATTGCAACTTCATGCATCTGAAAAAGATAAGCAG GGAGCTGCGAAAGCACTTATTTAAGAGCAGGCGCAGACGCAGCCACAGTAGAAGCCGAAGCCCACGTGGTCATCGCAATTATGATGAGCGTCCGCCTGGAGGCCGTGGTTTTGGTAGAAGAGGAGGTGGAGGAGGTGATCACCGCTACAATGATAGAGGGAGGAGACCTAGGAGCAGAAGTCCTGGACGAAGGAGTGGACACAGCAGAAGTCCCGGGGGTAGGAGAAATAGAAGTCCAATTAGGGAAGGAAGTGAGGAGAGAAGAGCAAAGATTGAGCAATGGAACAGGGAAAGGGAAGAGGCGGGATCTGGGAGGAATCATGGCAGTAGTATGCGTAGGGAAGACAGGGATGGCAGTGCTGAGAGGAGGGCAAAGATTGAGCAATGGAATAGGGAAAAAGAAGAGGTAGAATCTGCTAAATACAATAATTTTGACACTGATAATGGCAAGAGTGATGGTGGTGATCACTATGGAGAACAGTTTGATGACGATTACCCGAAGCAGCAGTAG
- the LOC107806838 gene encoding enolase isoform X1: protein MATIKSLKARQIFDSRGNPTVEVDVHLSNGVWARAAVPSGASTGIYEALELRDGGSDYLGKGVSKAVNNVNSIIAPSLVGKDPTDQTGIDNFMVHQLDGTQNEWGWCKQKLGANAILAVSLAVCKAGAAVKNIPLYKHIADLAGNKKLVLPVPAFNVINGGSHAGNKLAMQEFMILPVGASSFKEAMKMGCEVYHHLKAVIKKKYGQDATNVGDEGGFAPNIQENKEGLELLKTAIDKAGYTGKVVIGMDVAASEFYGKDKTYDLNFKEENNNGSQKISGDQLKDLYKSFVSEYPIVSIEDPFDQDDWETYAKLTAEIGEKVQIVGDDLLVTNPKRVAKAIEGKTCNALLLKVNQIGSVTESIEAVKMSKRAGWGVMTSHRSGETEDTFIADLAVGLSTGQIKTGAPCRSERLAKYNQLLRIEEELGSDAIYAGASFRVPVEPY from the exons ATGGCAACTATCAAATCCCTTAAGGCCCGTCAGATCTTCGATAGCCGTGGTAATCCTACGGTTGAG gtTGATGTCCATTTGTCAAATGGTGTTTGGGCTAGAGCTGCTGTTCCTAGTGGTGCATCCACTG GAATCTATGAGGCCCTCGAGTTGAGAGATGGAGGGTCTGACTACCTGGGAAAGGGTGTTTCAAAG GCTGTTAACAATGTCAACTCAATTATTGCTCCATCTCTCGTTGGCAAG GACCCAACAGACCAGACTGGTATTGATAACTTCATGGTTCATCAGCTTGATGGAACTCAAAATGAGTGGGGTTGGTGCAAGCAGAAG CTCGGCGCAAATGCCATCCTTGCTGTGTCACTTGCAGTGTGCAAAGCTGGTGCTGCTGTCAAGAACATTCCGCTTTATAAG CATATTGCTGACCTAGCCGGTAACAAGAAGTTGGTATTGCCTGTTCCTGCTTTCAATGTGATCAATGGTGGATCCCATGCTGGAAACAAACTTGCTATGCAG GAATTTATGATTCTTCCAGTTGGAGCTTCTAGTTTCAAGGAGGCTATGAAGATGGGTTGTGAAGTGTATCATCATTTGAAG GCTGTGATTAAGAAAAAGTATGGACAAGATGCCACTAATGTTGGTGATGAGGGTGGTTTCGCTCCTAATATCCAG GAGAACAAGGAGGGCCTTGAATTGCTCAAGACAGCCATTGATAAAGCAGGTTATACTGGAAAA gttGTAATTGGCATGGATGTTGCCGCATCTGAATTCTATGGAAAGGACAAAACTTATGATCTGAACTTCAAAGAAGAG AACAATAATGGCTCACAAAAGATCTCAGGTGACCAGCTCAAAGATTTGTACAAGTCATTCGTGTCTGAGTACCCTATTGTTTCAATTGAAGATCCATTTGACCAAGATGACTGGGAAACCTACGCTAAGCTCACTGCTGAGATTGGGGAGAAAGTACAGATCGTGGGAGATGACCTCCTTGTTACCAATCCTAAG AGGGTTGCTAAGGCAATCGAGGGGAAGACTTGCAATGCGCTTCTTCTTAAG GTTAACCAAATTGGAAGTGTGACTGAGAGTATTGAAGCTGTAAAAATGTCTAAGCGGGCTGGTTGGGGGGTGATGACCAGTCACCGCAG TGGAGAGACAGAGGATACCTTCATCGCTGATCTTGCTGTGGGTTTATCAACT GGACAAATCAAGACTGGAGCTCCCTGCAGGTCAGAGCGTCTCGCAAAGTATAACCAG CTTTTGAGAATTGAAGAGGAACTTGGGTCAGATGCCATTTATGCTGGAGCAAGCTTCCGTGTACCTGTTGAGCCCTACTAA